From the genome of Candidatus Coatesbacteria bacterium:
ATTTGGGGACATTTGACGTGCCGCTCCCCCGCGCCGTTCTTCCACGCCACATCGCCCCCCTCGTCGGTGGCGGGATGACAGACTTGTTCACGCCGCTAAAGAACCCAACTGCAATAGCTGCTGTTCAGCTCCCGTGATGCTCTCAAAAAAGAACCGAGATCGCGGAGGCGTATCTCGGTTACGCGCTGAGGATGGAATAATGCATGACAATCGATGAAGTAGGTCCCCGGCTGAGTCAAAGGGTTTCTTCGCCCAGCTCGGCGGCGCTGATCGTGCCGGTGGGTTCGTTGATCTGCCAGTCGGTCAGGTCGGGATCGGATTCGAAGCCCCGGCCGTCGATGGTGGTCCCGCCGCGAGTGTAGCTGACGGGCTGCTCGGTGAACAGGCGCTCGCGGCGGGAGTCCCAGTTGAGGACCTCGGTGGTCAACCGGGCGCCGTCGTCGGCGACGACGACGACCCCACCGCGGGCCTGCATATCGTTGGTCAGCATGTTGACCGTACCCTCGGCGGCGGTCAGGGTGGCCTGGTGCTCGCCGTCCTCGTAGAAATCGACGTGCGGGGTGTCGGCGACGGTCAGGTTCTCCTGATCCCAGACGTAGGCCAGCTCGGCGACCAGCTCCCAGGACAGCTCGCCGTCCTCGGTCTGCCGCAGGGTGAAGCTGGCGATGGTCTGGTCGGGCTCGTCCTCGCCGGGGACGAAGTCCACGGGGCGCTGCTCGCCGCAGGCCGTCAGCAGCACGGGGACGAGGACGAGCAACATACCGGCTGTTCGCAGTGGTTTCATTGTTCGAGGCGGCGGTTCGGCGGTTCGCGGTTCTAGCTTCGTCACCCCGGCTTTAGTTCGCCGAGCATATTTTGCCACATTATAGCCCCGGTCGGGCGCCGTTTCAAATCCCGCCGGACTAGAGATCGACGCGCAGCTTGAGGTAGACCACGTCCTCGTGCTCGAGCAGGGTCAGGTTGGAGACGCCGTCGCCCTCC
Proteins encoded in this window:
- the lptC gene encoding LPS export ABC transporter periplasmic protein LptC, with translation MKPLRTAGMLLVLVPVLLTACGEQRPVDFVPGEDEPDQTIASFTLRQTEDGELSWELVAELAYVWDQENLTVADTPHVDFYEDGEHQATLTAAEGTVNMLTNDMQARGGVVVVADDGARLTTEVLNWDSRRERLFTEQPVSYTRGGTTIDGRGFESDPDLTDWQINEPTGTISAAELGEETL